In Engraulis encrasicolus isolate BLACKSEA-1 chromosome 2, IST_EnEncr_1.0, whole genome shotgun sequence, the sequence AGGTTAGAGTGAGGGAAAAAAGAACGGGAGAGGGGGTCAGGCCTCCTGGATTTGCATTTTAAAAGAGAGAGGTAGACCTTGGTATTAGTCAGGGTGCGTACGCTCTACAGCACCACTGACCTCTCACCTGACAGAATAGCAGAGTAAGTGATTAAACCCGGGAGAGCTCACTCCTCACCCGCCCCCCCAAGACCTTTCTATATTCCACACCACCCTGCCACTAAATAATAATCCTCAGATAGTTTGGGGCTGTGATGTGAAGTATTTTTTGAGCGCATCTGAAGATTCTTAAGTTGTCTTAGCAGGTTAGGTCAGGTCAGGTGTCTCTCGAGCCTCCATTTGAAACATGGGTCAATGGGCTCTGTGTATTCTctagtgtttcttttttatttccagTCACGTCTATACTTGTATACCTCCAATATTCACTCTGATAAAACAAGGGGAAAAATCACATGTTTATATCTGTCTCTTATCAAAGTTGCGTAATATGTTGAATGATTACTTAAAACACTTGTTTTAATCCATTCACATACAGCTTTTAGATGGAATTAAGGAATGACATTTGTGCTCTGTTGAAATATCAAAACATGTGAATCCGGTAAACACAAGCATGTGATAATTGGTCTTTTATCTGTTCTTTTGCAGAGTGAATCAGTGAAGTATTTCCTGGACAACTTGGATCGCATTGGAGAACTGGTGAGTCAGTCGAGCGTAATATCCCTTCGGCAAATGCAGTCATGGTCTCCAAAACACATTTGCAACTTgagaatagtaaaaaaaaaaaaacacatgggcATTTCTCCCTCATCACATCCTACGGGGTTTATGGGAAAATGCTTAAAAgctaaaacaacacaaacaaatggaCATGACCGCAATCAAAACGTAAAACTAACAGAATTACTCAACAAAAGCTCAATGTTTCTTGTCTTATTGACCAGCTCTGAAGACTAACTGCATTTGCAGTTTGTGGTCAAGCTTACAGTTAACACAGTCCACCCCTCGTGTAGTATGTCACGTTGCTCTCTCTTTGACAACAAGTGGCACAATGCAGAATATGAACGTGCAGGGGAGGCGAGACTGAGGTGGCCCGCACTTCGCTCAATGAAAGCGTGGAGAACTTGAAGCGATGCCAGACGTGGTGGCTGACAAAGTCAGTTGTAGGTTGCTAAGAGCAGCAATGAGAAAATACTTTGGGCCAAGTCTCAGAAGGGCAGTAAAAAAACAGCCATGCTCGAAGAATATGTTTCGTGTAGGCTGTTGTGGAAACTCCAGTTGCTAGAGTCTACAGTACGTGCCAGGAATAGACATGTGAGAACTTTGGGTTAGGAGGTCAAAGCTTTAAAATAGAATTATGTGGAATATGTGGAATGTTAGTGTTAACAGCCATTTATGCCATCTAGAGTCTGTGAAGAAACAAATGGGCTAAGTACACCTTAAAAGCAATATGTGATTTTTCACACATTTGTCactctttttgtatttttttgaactcagaaaaagattaaaaaaaaaaaaaaatcattatattCCCATGTGATGTACACATTTAGCATTGACTTCACTAAACTAATAACAAAATGAAGCTTCACAGATCTATAGGTGTAATGACACTTCttttcctgtctctttctccttttttatgTTTGGTAGAGTTACGTCCCGAGCAGGCAGGATATCCTGCTGGCCAGGAAGGCGACAAAGGGCATCGTGGAGCACGACTTTGTCATCAAGAAGATCCCTTTCAAGATGGTGGACGTGGGTGGCCAGCGCTCGCAGCGCCAGAAGTGGTTCCAGTGCTTTGACGGCATCACCTCCATCCTCTTCATGGTGTCCTCCAGCGAGTACGACCAGGTCAGAGGTCTCATGAAAAGCGTTGCTATTTCACTAAGGAGTAGTCTACTATTACTTGCTAaattaatataaataatataatattaatataaatTAATTCCGCATGTTGGTACGACACACGGTCTTCCTGCATGTGTGAGGTGTTAGAGGTGAAAAACTTTTTCCACAAAAGTCTAAGCTAAGCTCTGCCCAAACCAAatccatccctaaccctaacctgaccataaagatttttttttgcaaccatgtttttttttattaatatgaAAATAACTAATGTAAAAATTGTGCTCAGATCAAACTTAACCATCACATGGTGTTGTAGAagatgtaaacacaaacaaaatgcaGACATGCACAAGAACTGATGAactgatgtgatgtgtgtagaactgatgtgttttttttaacacattcCCATCATGCCATGTTGCCCAGGTGCTGATGGAGGACCGGCGCACCAACCGGCTGGTGGAGTCCATGAACATCTTCGAGACCATCGTCAACAACAAGCTCTTCTCCAACGTCTCCATCATCCTCTTCCTGAACAAGATGGACCTGCTGGTGGAGAAGGTGGGTAAGGTCAACATCCAGAAGCACTTCCCCGACTACCGCCACGACCCGCTGCGCCTGGAGGACGTCAAGGCCTACCTGGTGCAGTGCTTCAACCGCAAGCGCCGCAACCGCAGCAAGCCGCTCTTCCACCACTTCACCACCGCCATCGACACGGAGAACATACGCTTCGTCTTCCACGCCGTTAAGGACACCATCCTGCAGGAGAACCTGAAGGACATCATGCTGCAGTGAGGAGAGGGGACAAGGGGGGAGATGAGGAGCTGAGCTGCTGGACTGTGCTGTGATGGTTAACCAACCTATGGGCTGTTCTGCTGGGCTTGGGCTGTGATTGGCTGTTATCAGAGGCAGACATCCGAGGCTCAGAAAGTAAGGGTCATGCCACATGCTCCAGTGAGAGACAAGGGGGCTGTGAATTTCTTGTTCTTGGATGTGTGGACAACAAACACTCTGAAAGTAACAGTCCGGGATATGACAAACCTAGAAACGTTGAGAGAATAAAAGCTATGGCGACATAGTTGTTTCCAGCCACTGGACTCAATGAATGAACTGATTCAGCTGGGCAGGTAGATGAAGACGTTTGTAAAGGTCCCTGTGTTGAGAGCATGGGGCAGAGGAAATACATGTCAGTCGGACTTTAACTTTCCCAATCCAGCCTGTCTGCCTCTGATTTACTCACTGAATGGGGGTCGTATCAATGCACTTCTAGGAAAGCTCTACTCATCTGCCACAAAACCACAGACTTCTCCTGGCACATCAGTGTTTGGTCCACTTTCCCCCTCTCGTCCCTCGGTGCACTGACACGACAGGGTGCCACCACACCTCTCCATGTACAGTGTTTGACTTTGAAAaatgtaatcgtgtgtgtgtgtgtgtgtgtgtgtgtgtgtgtgtgtgtgtgtgtgtgtgtgtgtgtgtgttttgtaaaaaTCGGTTGAACATTTTTGTCTGAACAGCAAAATACCGATATCACTCTCTCATAGTATAGGGTATAAGCGATATGTC encodes:
- the gna12a gene encoding guanine nucleotide-binding protein subunit alpha-12a, with the translated sequence MAGVVRTLSRCLLPAEASHERGNSKERTRDTRDPHQEREAKRRSREIDAMLARERRSIRRLVKILLLGAGESGKSTFLKQMRIIHGKEFDQKALLEFRDTIFENIIKGMRVLVDARDKLGVSWQNSENEKHGMFVMSFENKAGLPVEPCTFQLYVPALQALWGDTGIQEAYARRSEFQLSESVKYFLDNLDRIGELSYVPSRQDILLARKATKGIVEHDFVIKKIPFKMVDVGGQRSQRQKWFQCFDGITSILFMVSSSEYDQVLMEDRRTNRLVESMNIFETIVNNKLFSNVSIILFLNKMDLLVEKVGKVNIQKHFPDYRHDPLRLEDVKAYLVQCFNRKRRNRSKPLFHHFTTAIDTENIRFVFHAVKDTILQENLKDIMLQ